The Pseudopipra pipra isolate bDixPip1 chromosome 6, bDixPip1.hap1, whole genome shotgun sequence genome includes a region encoding these proteins:
- the LOC135416202 gene encoding alpha-1-antitrypsin-like: MKATLSLCFLVALLHLNVHSLTQTDHHSDQPNATEPQEQHSHKGDPLESCQRIVPSNTDFAFRFYRQATTQEPGKNIFFSPVSISAAFALLALGSRATSQAQVLEGLAFNLTNTREEEIHDGFRHLLLLLNRPGNQVQLSMGNTLFMDNHLKPLKTFLKDIKKLYRGNVVSSNFQNSTEAKKEINDYVKNETHGNIKQILKELDPNTLMVIVNYIYFKAYWENPFSIRGTHKDYFHVNAKTSVEVKMMTRDGFYKAYSDRKLSCKVVQIPYKGDVAALFILPSEGKMKQLERGLTKDTVSKWEKSLQRRRIEVHIPKLSVSGTYDLKKILMNLGVTDVFSDQADLSGITGNLDVKVSKAAHKALLKIHENGTEAAAVTGIDFLPHSVPPIVKFNRPFLLLIVDQYTQSILFMGKIVNPTEK; this comes from the exons ATGAAGGCCACCCTCTCACTGTGCTTTCTGGTGGCCTTGCTTCACCTCAATGTTCACAGCCTGACCCAGACTGACCACCACAGTGACCAGCCCAATGCAACTGAACCCCAGGAGCAACATTCCCACAAGGGAGATCCTCTTGAGTCCTGCCAGCGGATAGTCCCCAGCAACACAGACTTTGCCTTTCGGTTTTACAGGCAAGCAACCACCCAAGAACCTGgcaagaacattttcttttccccagtcagcatctctgctgcctttgcccttctggccctgggctcCAGAGCCACCAGCCAGGCTCAGGTGCTGGAAGGACTGGCCTTTAACCTCACCAACACTCGGGAGGAGGAGATACATGATGGCTTTCGTCATCTCCTCCTCTTGCTGAACCGCCCTGGCAACCAGGTGCAGCTGAGTATGGGGAACACCCTGTTCATGGACAATCACCTGAAGCcactgaaaacatttctgaaggaCATCAAAAAACTGTACAGAGGAAATGTTGTTTCTAGTAACTTCCAGAATTCCACTGAAGCTAAAAAAGAGATCAATGATTATGTAAAGAATGAAACTCATGGGAATATAAAGCAAATACTTAAAGAACTTGATCCAAACACCCTAATGGTAATTGTTAActatatttatttcaaag CCTACTGGGAAAATCCTTTCAGTATTagagggacccacaaggattatttCCATGTGAATGCAAAGACCTCAGTTGAAGTGAAGATGATGACTCGAGATGGATTTTATAAAGCATACTCTGACAGGAAGTTGTCTTGCAAGGTGGTGCAGATTCCTTACAAGGGAGATGTTGCAGCACTGTTTATCCTGCCCAGCgaaggaaaaatgaaacagtTGGAACGTGGCCTGACAAAAGACACAGTGTCTAAATGGGAAAAATCACTTCAAAGACG GAGGATAGAAGTGCATATTCCAAAACTATCAGTTTCGGGCACCTATGACTTAAAGAAGATCTTAATGAATCTGGGTGTAACTGATGTGTTTTCTGATCAGGCTGATCTGTCTGGAATCACAGGAAACCTTGATGTGAAGGTTTCAAAA GCTGCTCACAAGGCCCTGTTGAAGATTCATGAGAATGGCACAGAGGCTGCGGCAGTCACTGGCATAGATTTTCTTCCTCATTCTGTTCCTCCTATTGTTAAGTTCAACCGTCCATTTTTGCTGTTGATTGTTGATCAATATACTCAGAGCATCCTCTTCATGGGAAAAATTGTAAATCCAACTGAAAAATGA